Proteins encoded by one window of Chondromyces crocatus:
- a CDS encoding vWA domain-containing protein, producing MPLATLLQIGALAGALVVAFYILKLKRRPVPVPFSRIWERILRDKEATSLFSQLKRFLSLLLQLALLALLLFALGDPRTAANTIEGRNIVVLIDASASMKASDVPASRIDVAKEEVKKMVRGLSGSDRMLIAQMDAAVTPLSTLTSEVSDLEAAVAEVKATDATADFARALRFATDTLRGMSSPEIIVVSDGALGEASDAAGPVELGETKLAFVPVGKGGRNAAITQFSVRRYPLDKSRYEVMLEVTNTSDEALDLELSLFGDGQLTDLTRLKLQPQERLPRFYPNLSGASRTLEAKLALADGGADDLPADDRAYALLPERRRARVQVVSTGNMYLEAALLLDEYLDVTVIDPQRYPGNGNFDVTIFDGVTPNVAPGSGSLLYLNPTGTNVPFEVSKEIEDTDANYRLGFDELDAKHPIVRYTALSDVNIARARVLKGEKEDKVIGSSYKGPLLIQGRRAGVKFVALGFDVRESDLPLRISWPLMLLNTINDFVEEDTGYVSSFRTGLVWHIPAPSNAESGMLELPDGTKRSVPIKEGRAVFLGQQAGFYTLAVGEPGAEEKSMFAANLSSPTESSITPVPELKVQGRTAGEVGEFKIGVRREIWVYLLAAVLLMTAIEWLTYHRRVTV from the coding sequence TTGCCTCTCGCGACCCTGCTGCAGATCGGCGCCCTCGCCGGCGCGCTCGTGGTGGCGTTCTACATCCTCAAGCTCAAGCGGCGGCCCGTCCCGGTCCCGTTCTCGCGGATCTGGGAGCGCATCCTCCGCGACAAGGAGGCGACGAGCCTCTTCTCTCAGCTCAAGCGCTTCCTGTCGCTGCTCCTCCAGCTCGCGCTGCTCGCGCTCCTGCTGTTCGCGCTCGGTGATCCGCGCACGGCGGCGAACACGATCGAGGGGCGGAACATCGTGGTGCTCATCGACGCGAGCGCCAGCATGAAGGCGTCGGACGTGCCTGCCTCCCGCATCGACGTGGCGAAGGAGGAGGTGAAGAAGATGGTCCGCGGTCTGTCCGGTAGCGATCGCATGCTGATCGCGCAGATGGACGCCGCGGTGACGCCGCTGTCGACGCTGACGAGCGAGGTCTCCGATCTGGAGGCTGCGGTCGCCGAGGTGAAGGCGACGGACGCGACGGCGGATTTCGCTCGCGCGCTGCGGTTCGCGACGGACACACTGCGGGGGATGTCGTCGCCCGAGATCATCGTGGTGAGTGATGGCGCGCTGGGGGAGGCGTCGGACGCCGCGGGGCCCGTGGAGCTGGGGGAGACGAAGCTCGCGTTCGTGCCGGTGGGCAAGGGCGGTCGTAACGCGGCGATCACGCAGTTCTCGGTGCGGCGCTACCCGCTCGACAAGAGCCGCTACGAGGTGATGCTCGAGGTGACCAACACCAGCGACGAGGCGCTGGATCTGGAGCTGAGCCTCTTCGGTGACGGTCAGCTCACGGATCTGACGCGGCTCAAGCTGCAGCCGCAGGAGAGGCTGCCTCGGTTCTATCCGAACCTGTCGGGCGCTTCGCGCACGCTGGAGGCGAAGCTCGCGCTCGCCGACGGGGGGGCGGACGATCTTCCCGCCGACGACAGGGCGTACGCGCTCTTGCCGGAGCGGAGGCGCGCGCGGGTGCAGGTGGTGTCGACGGGGAACATGTACCTGGAGGCGGCGCTGCTGCTCGACGAGTACCTCGACGTCACCGTCATCGATCCGCAGCGATACCCGGGAAACGGCAACTTCGATGTGACGATCTTCGATGGTGTGACCCCGAACGTGGCGCCAGGGAGCGGGAGCTTGCTCTACCTGAACCCGACGGGCACGAACGTGCCGTTCGAGGTGAGCAAGGAGATCGAGGACACCGACGCGAACTACCGTCTGGGTTTCGACGAGCTGGACGCGAAGCATCCCATCGTGCGGTACACGGCGCTGAGCGATGTGAACATCGCGCGTGCTCGCGTGCTCAAGGGAGAGAAGGAAGACAAGGTCATCGGCAGCAGCTACAAGGGGCCGCTGCTGATCCAGGGGCGTCGTGCGGGAGTGAAGTTCGTCGCGCTCGGGTTCGATGTGCGAGAGAGCGATCTGCCGCTCCGCATCTCGTGGCCGCTCATGCTCCTCAACACGATCAACGACTTCGTCGAGGAGGACACGGGCTACGTCTCGTCGTTCCGCACCGGGTTGGTGTGGCACATCCCGGCACCCTCGAATGCCGAGTCAGGGATGCTGGAGCTGCCGGACGGAACGAAGCGGTCGGTGCCGATCAAGGAAGGGCGGGCGGTGTTCCTCGGGCAACAGGCGGGGTTCTACACGCTGGCGGTCGGTGAGCCAGGGGCCGAAGAGAAGAGCATGTTCGCCGCGAACCTCTCGTCGCCGACGGAGAGTTCGATCACGCCGGTGCCAGAGCTGAAGGTCCAGGGGCGCACGGCGGGCGAGGTGGGGGAGTTCAAGATCGGCGTGCGGCGCGAGATCTGGGTGTACCTGCTCGCGGCGGTGCTGCTGATGACGGCGATCGAGTGGCTGACCTATCACAGGAGGGTGACGGTGTGA